Proteins from a single region of Pseudarthrobacter sp. NIBRBAC000502772:
- a CDS encoding Lrp/AsnC family transcriptional regulator gives MQALDGTDTRLLSALARDPRRTVVALAQKLGLSRNTVQARMAQLEKKHVFLSFERRINPASLGYPLMAFISVHVQQQKLGQLAHDLAGIPEILEGYGLTGSADLLLRVVALDAEDLFRINGKILACDGVDRTDTALAMSELIPFRIQPLLERGSGDA, from the coding sequence ATGCAAGCTTTGGATGGCACAGACACACGGCTACTCTCGGCCCTTGCCCGCGACCCCCGGCGGACCGTGGTGGCGTTGGCCCAGAAGCTGGGGCTCTCCCGGAACACCGTCCAGGCGCGCATGGCCCAGCTGGAGAAGAAGCACGTCTTCCTGTCCTTCGAACGGCGTATCAACCCGGCATCCCTGGGCTATCCGCTCATGGCATTCATTTCCGTCCACGTCCAGCAGCAGAAACTGGGACAGCTGGCCCATGACCTCGCCGGCATTCCGGAAATCCTGGAAGGCTACGGCCTCACCGGCTCTGCTGACCTCCTGCTCCGGGTAGTGGCCCTGGACGCCGAGGACCTCTTCCGGATCAACGGGAAAATCCTGGCGTGCGATGGAGTGGACAGGACGGACACCGCACTGGCCATGAGCGAACTCATCCCGTTCCGCATCCAGCCGCTGCTCGAGCGGGGATCCGGAGACGCTTAG